One region of Chloroflexota bacterium genomic DNA includes:
- a CDS encoding P1 family peptidase gives MSEQHPDAPPASNDTLTLEPQTAFSGPMLSFDFPGLAIGVAEYDAGPTGCTVFQFGHSAVAAVDIRGGAHATLYTEALQNGEGKLDAICLAGGSFYGLEAATGVAAELLAQRDYSPHWGNIALVSGAIIYDFGPRDNAIYPDKALGRAALKAARPGEFPLGPRGAGRSATVGKWLQKPYRSEAAGQGGAFREVAGVKVAVFTVVNAVGAIVDRQGHVVRGSLHPETGERPRVADAGLPTPPAPGNTTLTVVVTNQILGGWSLRQLARHVHSSMARAIEPLHTISDGDVLYAVTTNEIAQHDGLNEYVLGVLASETAWDAVLASFESDSEGILGENL, from the coding sequence ATGTCAGAACAGCACCCAGACGCGCCGCCGGCATCCAACGACACGCTGACGCTTGAACCGCAGACCGCGTTTAGCGGCCCAATGCTATCGTTCGACTTTCCCGGCCTGGCGATTGGCGTCGCCGAGTACGATGCCGGCCCAACCGGCTGCACGGTATTCCAATTCGGCCATAGCGCCGTCGCCGCCGTAGACATTCGCGGCGGGGCGCACGCGACACTGTACACCGAAGCGCTGCAAAACGGTGAAGGCAAGCTGGATGCCATTTGCCTGGCCGGCGGCTCGTTCTACGGCCTGGAAGCCGCGACGGGCGTGGCGGCAGAATTGCTGGCCCAACGAGATTACTCGCCCCATTGGGGCAACATCGCCCTCGTATCCGGCGCGATCATCTATGACTTCGGGCCACGCGACAATGCCATATACCCGGACAAAGCCCTGGGGCGCGCGGCGCTCAAGGCGGCGCGACCGGGAGAATTTCCCCTGGGCCCGCGGGGCGCGGGACGCTCGGCGACGGTGGGCAAGTGGCTGCAAAAGCCCTATCGCAGCGAGGCCGCAGGTCAGGGCGGCGCGTTTCGTGAAGTCGCTGGCGTGAAAGTGGCCGTCTTCACGGTGGTGAACGCCGTGGGCGCTATTGTCGACCGCCAGGGGCATGTGGTGCGGGGCTCGTTGCATCCGGAGACAGGTGAACGCCCGCGCGTGGCTGACGCCGGCTTGCCAACGCCACCCGCGCCCGGTAACACGACCCTCACCGTGGTAGTCACAAACCAAATCCTCGGAGGCTGGTCGTTGCGGCAGCTTGCCCGCCACGTCCACTCGTCCATGGCGCGGGCCATCGAGCCGCTGCACACCATCTCCGACGGCGACGTGCTCTATGCTGTGACCACCAACGAGATAGCGCAACACGACGGATTGAACGAATACGTGCTTGGCGTGCTTGCCTCCGAGACCGCCTGGGACGCGGTGCTCGCGTCGTTTGAAAGCGATAGCGAGGGAATTCTTGGTGAGAACCTCTAG